In Chloracidobacterium sp., the following proteins share a genomic window:
- the trmB gene encoding tRNA (guanosine(46)-N7)-methyltransferase TrmB, translated as MGRVRVHQHVNPLAPYFRRSPEPIDLAAVFSDPTRPIFLDLGCARGRFLLRMAEAEPSWNYLGIEIREALVTEANRLAAEAGSQNLHYVFCNAMLWLDRLLEAIPTGSLQAVAIQFPDPWFKKKHAKRRMVNGEMIRTIARRLAPGGSVFVQTDIEFLADEIFDLFRASGEFEETEIDMSPFLVQTERERAVLDKGLAVYRRSFKKEK; from the coding sequence ATGGGGCGCGTCCGAGTTCATCAACACGTCAATCCGCTGGCACCGTATTTTCGCCGTTCGCCTGAGCCTATTGATCTCGCGGCGGTCTTTAGCGATCCGACGAGGCCGATCTTTCTTGACCTCGGATGTGCGCGTGGACGTTTCTTACTGCGAATGGCCGAGGCCGAGCCGAGTTGGAACTATCTTGGCATCGAGATCCGGGAAGCACTGGTTACGGAAGCCAACAGGCTTGCTGCCGAGGCCGGATCACAGAATCTCCACTACGTCTTTTGCAACGCAATGCTCTGGCTTGATCGGCTGCTCGAGGCGATCCCGACGGGATCGCTCCAGGCGGTGGCCATTCAGTTCCCTGATCCGTGGTTCAAAAAGAAGCACGCAAAACGCCGTATGGTGAATGGCGAAATGATCCGAACCATTGCTCGTCGCCTGGCACCGGGCGGAAGCGTTTTTGTCCAAACAGATATTGAATTTTTGGCTGATGAGATATTCGACCTGTTTCGAGCAAGCGGTGAATTTGAGGAGACTGAGATCGATATGAGTCCGTTTCTCGTTCAGACAGAACGTGAGCGAGCCGTCCTGGACAAAGGGCTCGCTGTATATCGCAGATCTTTCAAGAAGGAAAAGTAA
- the fabG gene encoding 3-oxoacyl-[acyl-carrier-protein] reductase: MTKNFEGKAAIVTGGTRGIGKAIVLELARRGANVAFNYSKSEDEAEALKAEVEKLGVQALAAQCDVANTEAAAEFVGQVKEAFGTVDFLVNNAGITRDQLILRMKEDDWDAVIDTNLKGAWNFSKAAIRPMMRNEDGGSILNITSISGVVGMLGQSNYSASKAGMIGLTKSLAKEVASRKITVNALALGLIETDMAAEMNEDYREKYLTMIPLGRLGNVQEVAEIACFLFSPSASYITGQVVQADGGLAM, from the coding sequence GTGACGAAGAACTTTGAAGGCAAAGCGGCGATTGTAACGGGCGGTACGCGCGGGATCGGGAAGGCGATCGTGTTGGAATTGGCGCGTCGCGGGGCGAATGTTGCGTTCAATTATTCAAAGAGCGAAGACGAGGCTGAGGCGTTGAAGGCCGAGGTTGAGAAGCTAGGCGTTCAGGCGCTCGCGGCTCAGTGTGATGTTGCGAATACAGAGGCCGCGGCGGAGTTTGTCGGGCAGGTGAAAGAAGCGTTTGGCACCGTTGACTTTCTCGTCAATAACGCCGGCATCACGCGGGACCAGCTCATTCTCAGGATGAAAGAGGACGATTGGGATGCGGTCATTGATACAAATCTCAAAGGCGCGTGGAATTTCTCAAAGGCTGCTATACGGCCAATGATGCGCAACGAGGATGGCGGCTCCATCCTGAACATCACCTCGATCTCGGGCGTTGTCGGCATGCTCGGACAATCGAATTATTCGGCTTCAAAGGCCGGCATGATCGGGCTGACAAAATCGCTTGCCAAAGAGGTTGCCAGCCGCAAGATCACCGTCAACGCACTCGCACTCGGCCTGATCGAGACCGACATGGCGGCGGAGATGAACGAGGATTACCGCGAAAAATATCTGACGATGATCCCGCTCGGGCGGCTCGGCAATGTGCAGGAAGTGGCTGAGATAGCCTGCTTCCTTTTCTCGCCTTCGGCGTCGTATATCACGGGCCAGGTCGTGCAAGCCGACGGCGGCCTGGCTATGTAA
- a CDS encoding rhomboid family intramembrane serine protease: protein MSFTYQQEEQPRPDEPINEEFAEIYQPTPIYTTVLIVAILGVAAVQFIAGLEPSIMAAGFDKPAFLIGHEYWRILTGATVHGGVMHVAMNCYAFYSFGKIVEMLSNRAHLAIVFLLSAIGGGILSLVFVPDGLSVGASGGIVGLVSYLLVYAFRRRRFISAEFRKSLLINIGFIVIFGLVLFRVIDNFGHIGGLITGAVYGFVQIPSDEYTDPRAAGAFAQMAGLAAVGTYLAGCLMSVLLILRVI, encoded by the coding sequence ATGTCTTTCACATATCAGCAAGAGGAACAGCCCCGGCCCGACGAGCCGATCAACGAAGAATTTGCGGAGATCTACCAGCCGACGCCGATCTACACGACGGTGCTGATCGTCGCGATCCTGGGCGTGGCGGCCGTTCAGTTCATCGCGGGACTTGAGCCGTCGATAATGGCGGCCGGATTTGATAAGCCTGCGTTTCTTATCGGCCATGAATACTGGCGTATCCTCACCGGGGCTACGGTTCACGGCGGCGTGATGCACGTCGCGATGAACTGCTACGCCTTCTACAGTTTTGGCAAGATCGTCGAGATGCTGTCAAATCGCGCCCATCTGGCCATAGTTTTTCTATTGTCGGCGATCGGCGGCGGCATCCTGAGCCTCGTCTTCGTTCCTGACGGCCTTTCGGTCGGAGCGTCAGGCGGCATTGTCGGACTGGTCAGCTATTTGCTTGTTTATGCGTTTCGCCGCAGGAGATTTATTTCCGCGGAGTTTCGAAAGAGCCTGCTGATCAATATCGGTTTTATCGTCATTTTCGGCCTTGTCCTGTTTCGAGTGATCGATAATTTTGGCCATATCGGCGGACTCATCACGGGTGCCGTTTATGGTTTTGTTCAGATCCCGTCGGACGAATATACGGACCCTCGCGCAGCAGGTGCATTCGCGCAGATGGCCGGGCTTGCGGCAGTGGGCACCTATCTCGCGGGCTGTTTGATGAGCGTCCTGCTGATCCTGAGGGTGATCTAG
- a CDS encoding type II toxin-antitoxin system PemK/MazF family toxin, with product MPEPERGEVWLVDLGYAAKVRPCLVLSVAAEVVDRALATLVPHTTSTRGSRFEVKLRVRYLRAGAFDVQNLVTIPHAKLIRKLGSLIPSQMTEVEDRVRFWLGL from the coding sequence ATGCCGGAACCTGAACGCGGGGAGGTTTGGTTGGTGGATCTCGGCTATGCAGCAAAAGTCCGCCCCTGTTTGGTGCTAAGCGTTGCTGCCGAAGTCGTTGACCGTGCCTTAGCTACTCTTGTTCCACATACGACCAGCACAAGGGGTTCTCGCTTTGAGGTGAAATTACGGGTCCGCTATCTCCGCGCAGGTGCGTTTGACGTACAGAACCTCGTAACGATCCCGCACGCAAAGCTCATTAGAAAGCTAGGTTCGTTGATCCCGTCGCAAATGACCGAGGTCGAAGATAGGGTCAGGTTTTGGCTAGGGTTGTAA
- a CDS encoding glutamate racemase: MTQNELPIGIFDSGVGGLTVYRALHDRLPNEHFVYLGDTARVPYGTKSLATVERYALENSQFLASRGIKMLVVACNTASALALPAIRERIGLDVVGVIGPGGRRAVEMTRDKESPRIGVIATEATVASEAYLEAIRRVSETAEVLQAGCPLFVPLAEENWTREPETSSIAAKYLAGMKQFAPDALVLGCTHYPILREVIQQTVGEDVILVDSGEATADEVAALLHEKGLTNTNEVAGHRTLCDDLDHFYVTDAADRFGRVAERFLGVKPSKLEAIEVYGVDQLEN; encoded by the coding sequence GTGACTCAGAACGAGCTTCCGATCGGTATTTTTGACAGCGGCGTGGGCGGGCTGACGGTTTACCGCGCGTTGCACGACCGGCTGCCGAATGAGCATTTTGTTTATCTCGGCGATACGGCCCGAGTGCCGTATGGGACGAAATCGCTGGCGACCGTCGAGCGGTATGCGTTAGAGAATTCCCAATTTCTCGCTTCGCGGGGCATCAAGATGCTCGTGGTTGCGTGCAACACGGCATCAGCCCTTGCCTTGCCGGCAATCCGCGAAAGGATCGGCCTCGATGTGGTCGGCGTGATCGGGCCGGGCGGGCGACGGGCGGTCGAGATGACCCGGGACAAAGAAAGCCCGCGTATCGGTGTGATCGCGACCGAGGCCACAGTTGCGAGCGAAGCCTATCTCGAAGCGATCCGGCGTGTATCGGAAACTGCTGAGGTCCTGCAAGCCGGCTGCCCACTGTTCGTCCCGCTAGCCGAGGAAAACTGGACACGCGAACCTGAGACATCTTCGATCGCCGCAAAGTATCTCGCAGGAATGAAACAATTCGCCCCGGACGCGCTCGTGCTCGGGTGCACGCATTATCCAATACTCAGAGAGGTTATACAGCAGACGGTCGGTGAGGATGTTATCCTTGTAGATTCGGGCGAGGCAACGGCCGACGAGGTCGCGGCGCTGTTGCACGAGAAAGGCTTGACGAACACGAATGAGGTCGCCGGCCACCGGACGCTCTGCGACGACCTTGATCATTTTTACGTGACCGACGCTGCCGACAGGTTCGGCCGCGTGGCAGAACGTTTTCTGGGCGTCAAGCCGTCAAAACTCGAAGCGATCGAGGTTTACGGCGTGGATCAGTTAGAGAATTAA
- the rph gene encoding ribonuclease PH, which produces MTYERIDKRTHDQIRATKITPNISPYAEGSALIEVGGTKVICTASVEDRVPMFMRNKGLGWVTAEYAMLPRATNTRTQRETQKPSGRTAEIQRLIGRSMRAIVDTKVLGERQIYLDCDVIQADGSTRCASITGAYVALALACRKLVKTGVIKTNPILSEVAAVSVGIIEGTPILDLAYAEDSEAEVDMNIVCTGEGKFIELQGTAEREPFSRDQMDAMLVLAEKGIHELFTIQRYALHG; this is translated from the coding sequence ATGACTTACGAGAGAATCGACAAAAGGACACACGACCAGATCCGCGCGACAAAGATCACGCCGAACATCTCGCCCTATGCCGAGGGATCGGCTCTGATCGAGGTAGGCGGGACGAAAGTGATCTGCACGGCATCGGTCGAGGACCGAGTGCCGATGTTTATGCGAAACAAGGGCCTCGGCTGGGTGACGGCAGAGTACGCGATGCTTCCACGCGCGACGAATACTCGCACGCAGCGCGAGACGCAGAAACCTTCGGGCCGGACGGCCGAGATCCAACGCCTCATAGGCCGCAGCATGCGGGCCATTGTTGATACTAAAGTACTCGGCGAGCGGCAAATATATCTTGATTGTGATGTCATTCAGGCTGACGGCAGCACGCGATGCGCTTCGATCACGGGAGCATATGTCGCGCTCGCACTAGCCTGCCGAAAGCTCGTAAAAACCGGTGTCATCAAGACAAATCCGATCCTCAGCGAAGTCGCAGCCGTCAGCGTCGGCATCATCGAAGGCACCCCGATACTCGATCTCGCCTACGCCGAAGACAGCGAGGCCGAGGTCGATATGAACATCGTCTGCACTGGCGAGGGCAAATTCATCGAGCTGCAAGGCACCGCCGAACGTGAGCCCTTCTCACGCGACCAAATGGACGCAATGCTGGTGCTCGCCGAAAAGGGGATACACGAGTTGTTCACGATACAGCGCTACGCGCTGCATGGATAA